The following proteins are encoded in a genomic region of Rudaeicoccus suwonensis:
- a CDS encoding MFS transporter, with protein sequence MTSTMKAGETLQGPPSNTPPAHSRLILGSLLLGALAYGVLASVLVPALPFFESTLHTTESGVTWLLTAFFLSGAGSTALLGRLGDMYGKRRILLITLAILAVGILISAVSSSLALEIVGRALQGAAGGLFPLAFGIVRDELPQERVPGGIAALTGTISVGSAGVLLPGLLIPHASWHWLFWIPLILTLFALLGTWLYVRESQVRTGGTINWANAALMMIAITAVVFGISEGNQWGWSSAKTLGLLVGGSVVGVIWVIAELQSKNPVINMSLTRQRAVWTTNVFALMAGAGMYGAFAAYPVFAQLPASTGFSYGASLMEIGLYLLPLVVAMGIGSSLARHAAKAFSPRHALVGGSALAGVGFGFMALWNSHPYDMMISLTLAGAGFGVVLATLFTVVVHSVPGRNVGEVSGMNSVIRFVGGAAGTQVVATLISSSVTNGMPTLHGFVVSFVALAVFMAVGVAAAVLVPSGPSAGSVSGRTSG encoded by the coding sequence ATGACCTCAACGATGAAAGCCGGCGAAACCCTGCAGGGGCCGCCGTCGAACACCCCGCCCGCCCATTCCAGACTCATTCTAGGATCGCTGCTTCTGGGAGCCCTTGCCTACGGAGTACTGGCGTCGGTTCTCGTCCCCGCACTGCCGTTCTTCGAATCCACGCTGCACACCACCGAGTCCGGCGTGACCTGGCTGCTGACGGCCTTCTTTCTTTCCGGTGCCGGCTCGACGGCCCTTCTCGGCCGACTCGGCGACATGTACGGCAAACGCCGCATCCTGCTGATCACGCTGGCCATCCTGGCCGTCGGAATTCTGATCTCGGCCGTCTCCAGCTCGCTGGCGCTCGAGATCGTCGGCCGAGCGCTGCAGGGAGCAGCGGGCGGACTGTTTCCGCTTGCGTTCGGAATCGTCCGCGACGAGCTACCCCAGGAGCGGGTTCCGGGCGGCATTGCCGCCTTGACGGGCACCATCAGCGTCGGCAGCGCTGGAGTCCTCCTCCCGGGGCTGCTCATCCCGCACGCCAGCTGGCACTGGCTGTTCTGGATCCCACTGATCCTCACCCTGTTTGCCCTGCTCGGCACGTGGCTCTACGTCAGAGAGTCTCAGGTGAGGACCGGGGGCACGATCAACTGGGCCAATGCCGCCTTGATGATGATTGCAATTACAGCGGTCGTGTTCGGAATCAGCGAAGGTAACCAATGGGGGTGGTCATCCGCCAAGACACTGGGACTCCTCGTCGGTGGATCGGTCGTGGGCGTCATCTGGGTGATCGCGGAGCTGCAGAGCAAGAACCCTGTCATCAACATGAGCCTCACGCGGCAGCGTGCCGTCTGGACCACCAACGTCTTCGCCCTGATGGCAGGCGCCGGCATGTACGGCGCTTTCGCCGCCTACCCGGTCTTCGCCCAATTGCCGGCATCAACCGGATTTTCCTATGGCGCCTCCCTGATGGAGATCGGCTTGTACCTGCTGCCACTGGTGGTCGCCATGGGCATCGGGAGCTCGCTGGCGCGGCATGCCGCCAAGGCGTTCAGTCCGCGCCACGCTCTCGTCGGTGGCTCGGCTTTGGCCGGTGTGGGATTCGGGTTCATGGCGCTGTGGAACAGCCACCCTTACGACATGATGATCAGCCTCACCTTGGCCGGAGCCGGATTCGGCGTCGTCTTGGCGACCCTGTTCACCGTCGTCGTCCACTCCGTTCCCGGCCGAAACGTCGGCGAGGTGAGCGGGATGAACAGCGTGATCCGCTTCGTAGGCGGTGCCGCGGGAACCCAGGTGGTTGCCACCCTCATCTCAAGCAGCGTCACCAACGGCATGCCGACGCTCCACGGCTTTGTCGTTTCCTTCGTCGCCCTCGCCGTGTTCATGGCTGTTGGCGTCGCAGCGGCTGTCCTGGTCCCATCCGGCCCCTCCGCGGGCAGCGTTTCGGGCCGGACCAGTGGATGA